The Anopheles gambiae chromosome 2, idAnoGambNW_F1_1, whole genome shotgun sequence genomic sequence CCCAGTGCATGTGCCGGAGCATCATGTCCACCACGGATACTCGGGTGCCAGCTACGTCAACGTCGATAAGCACTACTAAGTGATTTCCACCGGAACGCAAACGAACCAAACCAAAATGtgatttaataaacaaaaagcaacagtTGCAGTATGAACATGCAAACCACAATTGTTAATTTGACTTGAGCATTattgttttgtatggattgttgtCCCTTGAATCCTTCCGATCCATTGCCCAATCATCATCCAAAGTTTCAaatcttttcttctttgtcgTCGCACCATGGTCTTTCCTCTAATATGCACCTTCTCGTCCTACCCTTTCCATTTGCCCTCTATTACTGGTTTCATACGTCGCACAGCAAAAGGACGTAGATATCTTCTTATACGTGGTATGCGAATTTTGTACTCCACTTTCCACTTCTTTAATTGTTACCTCTCATTATATTCCATTCGTTCCTGTCTATTAAACTGTTGATAATATGAAATTAGGAAAGACTTACGTTATTGTTGTCAAAAGATTTGAGTTACTTGGGTCCCTTATTTGATTAATTATTTACATTCAAGATATGTGGACAGTCTCGTGTTTGCCAATACATTATCCCAAGCTTGCAGGTTAACGCCTCTATAAAACTTTCACTTTTGAAAATGGACCTGAGTCTGCCAGAGTATACATAACTATGTAATATATGGATATATCACTTGCTTCGAAATGCTtgaaacatttaaattaaaaaaaatctttactcaatcattttttaaacatttattttcttggTGACGTCTATCATTAATTGGTTTATGAAAACCCGATGGTGTTTCCTGTtaataaattgtattttttacatttagtATGGTACTTACAGGATTAAATCTGCTCACTTGCTTTTAGCTCATTTGTACCCATTATTTGTATCACTGTCGAAAGCAgcgatttattggttgattTGATGATGTATAATTCAAATTGATTCATTTGGCGAGTCAGCATCGATATATTTCCTTACTGTAATGATAATTGACTAGAACTGGCGAATAACGAACTTCGTTTTGAAGCGGTGAATACGATGTCAGAGTCTTTGGTAAATTTGATTGAAGAACGCCTAGGATCGTTGACTTATGAAactatcattttttttgtaaagcaATTTTCTAACGCTTGCTGAGACCACTTTGATATCATTTCAGGTATAATTTGCTTGTATTTTCTCTTAGTTTTATCATACCATGTCTATAGAAGAAGGAATGCACAGCTAAATCGACATCTAAAACCATCTGCTTTAAGATactagttttattttaaagctttttttttattttaaacaaagatatattcaaacaaaattattcattttcaaaCGATTTAAGCCATATAACATACAATTGATTCAAAATgcaattgtttttcattttccttgTTCTCCCCGTTTGTTTGAAAGTTGCGAAAAACCAAAATAATTGCAGATGGTATGTGTAATTCGAAGAAATGCATTGAAGAGAACGAGCATCAAAGAAAAAAGTCCCTGAGAGTGAAGTATAAAGCATCATCTCAGCTACTGAATATTCATCAGTTCATCTTCAGATTTCTTCTTGTAAACACATCTCAACTACCTCAAACCATTCATAATGTTCAAGGTACGAATCTACCGATCCTTTGGTAGCTTAACGAGCTCAACTCAGCATATTTGGTCCTTTTTCAGATCCTTGCCCTTATTGCCTGTCTGGCTATCGTCGCCTCGGCCCAGTACCATGGAGTGCCCGAGCACAAGGATTACCACGATCATCCCAAGTACAAGTTCGAGTATGGCGTGAAGGATCCCCACACCGGTGACCACAAGACCCAGTGGGAAGTGCGCGATGGCGATGTCGTCAAGGGACAGTACACGCTGCACGAGGCCGACGGTACCGAGCGCGTGGTTGACTACAAGTCGGACGGTCACAACGGATTCGAGGCTGATGTCAAGAAGGTCGGACACGCCCACCACCCGAGCCATCCGGTCCATGCTCCAGTGCATGCTCCAGTCCATCATGCCCCAGCTCACGCCCCAGTGCATGTGCCGGATCATCATGTCCACCACGGATACTCGGGTGCCAGCTACGTTAACGTCGATAAGCACTATTGAGTTATCGCGTAATCGGTAGAACGCAATTCAATCAATTgtgatagaacgaaaataaaGTATGAAACTAAAAATCGTTGCTTATTTCATTGTTTACTTATGCCACACCATTTCAATGctttactttttgttgttattttgatTAATTCATCAATCCAGCCAGTATACAAATGATGGTTGTTTGTAAATTATTCAACCAGAAAAGACTATTCCTTTGAAAAAtgatataaattaaattcttcttcttcttttggcaaaACAACCGATGCCGGTCAAGGTCTGCCTGAACCACCCAttagtgaagtgggcttggctttcagtgactttttgttaccgtagcaggatagtcagtcctaagTGTGGGGTCACGATCTCTACgtggcttgaacccatgacgggcatgttgttaagtcgttcgagttgacgactgtaccaccagaccggtccaaatTGCTCTTCTCAAGCTCAAGTTAAATTGCTTTTCTATTGTATAATCTCTATGATCTCTCTATCTATCGCTATTTTATGATACCTTGAATGTGAATGTGAGaatgattttgaaaaattgCCATGTTCAATAAATTCAAAAGTCGGTTGAGGTTTCAAACtgaaaaagtatttattttaaattgaactcTTTTAGTTGCAAGTAAAcatcaaatattttaaaacaaatcaacgaaataaaacagaaatttGTAATCTATGTTCCAAAAGACGTACCAAGTTGCCTGTTTAGCATAACAGAGAAGATTTTTAATTAACAGCAGCTTATTTTTTTGGGTAGCGGTTGCTTAGACTCTGCTTTTAGTGTTTGATTTGCCACAGGAGTTATAACAGTGACATTTGCTAACATTGATATGATTTGCTTATTTtccattgtttttgttgtgacGTCCGGAAGAATAGTTGTGGTGTTAATAGAAGGAACTTCTTTCACAAATCTGTAAGTGATGAAAACATTCATACTGTCTTATTTTTACGACGTAACTTTTACCAGTGTTTTGACTCTTACTCAACAACACCTGCAGTGATATTTGTTTCGTTGAGAGTGTTGGGTTGTTTGACACTATTGTCCTCAAGCTCTTCCCAGTGAATCTTGTGGCCACTGGTGGGGAAATCTTTGGTGCCATATTCGTACTCGTATTTTGAATGATCGGTGTGTTCCATTGATTCATAATCCTCGTAATCGCCCGCTAAGGCGATGGTggctaaacaaaaaatcagaagAAGATCCTtgtatgcaaaacaaaatctagaTATAGTTTTTCATGTCACTTAAACTTCTTTCAGAAAACATATACCTTGAACATTATGATATCTTGACGCAAGCTGTCCTCACGTTATGATACAGAACAATAAACTGTTGTGTGATACCAAGTCGGAAGCTTTTATATACCAACAAGCCATGGTcacttcatttcattttctaaTGATTTGCTGCTTTAATACGTCACTGACACTAAGGTCTTCTTTGTTGCTGTGCTATGAACGATCATACACGCTGGAACAACAAATTGATTGTAGAACATCATTAGAATTTATTTTGCGCATTATTCTTCAGTATCGAAACATAATTTACAGACCATTGAGTGAAAACAAACCaattctttcattttctctacaaaatttgctgtgtgtgttgtaattataaaaaaaagcaaatgcaGCTGCAATGAGAAATTGGAGAAAATGCCTTGAAGAGAAAATGCATCAACGAAAATGTCCCTGAAGATTGAGTATAAAGCACCATCTCTGCTACTGGGTATTCATCAGTTCATCTTCAGATTTCTTCTTGTAAACATCCCTGCTACTTCAAAACAATCATAATGTTCAAGGTACGTTTTGTGCAAGGTTTGTGTTCTGGTAatgtattcattttttttctatcataAGGTACTTGCCCTCATTGCCTGCTTGGCCGTGGTCGCCTCGGCCCAATACTACGGATCCGCATACGAGCACAAGGAACATCACGATCACCCGAAGTACAAGTTCGAGTATGGCGTGAAGGATCCCCACACCGGTGACCACAAGACCCAGTGGGAAGTGCGCGATGGCGATGTCGTCAAGGGACAGTACACGCTGCATGAGGCCGACGGAACCGAGCGCGTGGTTGACTACAAGTCGGACGGTCACAATGGTTTTGAAGCCAACGTGAAGAACGTTGGTCATGCTCATCACCCGCAGGTGTACGGAGGACATTCTTCCCACGGACATCACGACTACGGCCATGGATCGGGATCCAGCTACACGAATCTGGACAAACATTATTAAATCCTGGAAATTCGAAATTCAATTGTTGGAAATTGTTACAAAAATATAAAGCACTTTGAAAAGCACACTTATGTTTTAATTGTTCACCGGTTTGTTTCCTCCGATCGAATATGTAAAGCGGTTCTAGATAAACTTCGCATGTAACATTAAATACTCATCCGGAGCTAGATTGTTCAAAATGCGAGCTTTTGACATAAGGGAGGTACGCTTTAGCGTATCATACAGCACTGATAGCATTAGCTCAACTTATGATGTCATTTTTTTACCTAGCTCTACATGATGTGTAAATCTTTCTTATCCCATCAATAATTTTAATCTATTCTAATGGTAAACTCCTCTTTCTTCTCCATGTTGACTAGCATGTTCACATGACGCGTAAAACACAATTGTGTAGTTAAGGAAGCGTCTAtttattatacaaaaaaaatttcACTAATAATGGGTTGCCATTACAGCAATGATAAAACTCAGATATATAAACGGAATTAAGTTTCATTGCTTTATTACAATATGTACAAATTCAAATACAAATTGCTAAATTTTTATACAATCTaacaaatacttaaataaaacattgaacGGACAACGTATTTCAAACATGGGATTTACAGTGGCAAACGCcacagtaataaaaaaaaaaccatttgaaTCATAACTAATAACATAACTGGATGAAACAAACATGCATATTTGGAATGTCCCGGTACTTCAATTAATCGGTAGGTACAAACAACCTACCATAAGTATTTGGTTAGTCTATTATGCGCGATTTGTGGAAAATCAGGAAAAGGTAGgtaaaaacagtgaatgtatgaATTTTGCTAAATACGTTTTACAAACTTATAACGAAAAACCGAAATTTGggtcgtaccataactatGTATACACTTCgattcttttttattgtactTACTAATGCATTTAAACCGGTCTCGTgttacagtcgtcaacttgtacgacttaacaacatgcccgtcatgggttccacccccaaatggaccgttccgccatacgtaggattgactaacCTGCAATAGGGAGTAATCCAAAAGTCatggaaagccaaacccacaagtggtacCGGCAGACCTttaccgacaacggttgttgagccaaaagaagaagaatgcagTTGAAAATCGTCcaaaaaacatatttgaaaCAGGTTCTtcagaaatacatttttgacaaattttttaaagaatttttATATCTTGTTTTAAGATGTTTTGAGTTTTACAAGGTCAATTATCAAAATGTAATTTTGCGCTCTgcaatgggatgggatccgaagcccccCGAGGGATAATActggctctcccatccaatgGCGATCCAGGTGGGAGGTGAGTATCCCaggaaactgggtgcctggATGTACGGGGAAGGGAGGCAACTcgacgctaaacaaaacggtcacgtgggtgcggggccagtcacccagtctcATGTAATGTTTTTTGGACAATCCTGTTGGTTTCAAGATCAAGATGTTGTTTAAGTCAACGTGACTTTTTATTTCACCTGCATTATATAATGAATGCGTATGCATTCAACTGTTCTATTCAGTATTCCTCTTGCAAATTgaatttgtaaaatttgtatCACAATCATATTAAGCAGTATTCTGAAGGTAAAATAACACATTCTATTAGTAGTGCTTATCGACGTTGACGTAGCTGGCTCCCGAGTATCCGTGGTGGACATGATGATCCGGCACATGCACTGGGGCGTAAGCTGGGGCATGATGGACTGGAGCATGCACTGGAGCATGGACCGGATGGCTCGGGTGGTGAGCGTGTCCGACCTTCTTGACATCAGCCTCGAATCCGTTGTGACCGTCCGACTTGTAGTCAACCACGCGCTCGGTACCGTCGGCCTCGTGCAGCGTGTACTGTCCCTTGACGACATCACCATCGCGCACTTCCCACTGGGTCTTGTGGTCACCGGTGTGGGGATCCTTCACGCCATACTCGAACTTATACTTGGGATGATCGTGGTAATCCTTGTGCTCGGGCACTCCATGGTACTGGGCCGAGGCGACGATAGCCAGACAGGCAATGAGGGCAAGGATCTGAAAAAGGACCAAATGTGCTTAGTTGAGCCCGTTAAGCCACTGAAGGATCGGTAGATTCGTACCTTGAACATTATGAATGGTTTGAGGTAGTTGAGATGTGTTTACAAGAAGAAATCTGAAGATGAACTGATGAATATTCAGTAGCTGAGATGATGCTTTATACCTGACACACTGcgaagtttttcttttgtgctTGTTCTCTTCAACGCATATTTCACAAATCATCGCAATTATTTCGCTTTTCACAACATTCAAACAAACGGGCAGCTAGAGGAAAATAAGAAAACCTTTTTGGCGAAGCTGTTTTACAAACGCTGAGATTTTccgaaaatgaaatatttttatttaaagatTATGGTTGTCTGATTGAAAATCTAGCAGTTGGTAGTAGAGCACAGCTTTTTATAGTATAGGACATAGCTTTTGTATAATTATTGTTGTATTGAAACGATTTTCAATGTATTAGTCAGTTACAAGGGCTATCGAAACATGCATTCACTTTTTGACAAATGATAACAAAATCCTTCAATATCATTTCTGGGGTCTGATTATTTTAACAGATTTTATCTTAATCCACTTTTGATACTTTCTTCATTGTTCTTTCGAAGCGGATTGCGGATTTGCttgcaatgaaaaataaatgtttcataAGACCATTTAAATGAGCAGCTTTGTAATAAAGTTACCATCAAATAAGCCAGTACCATCAATCCATCAATTTATCATCATCAATACAAAGTTCGcattgattgttttatttgcttaatGTAGATATTCGTAAGTATAAAGAACTATATTATggatttattaaaatgcacATTCCTATATCGATCTATTTGTCAACGCAAGATAAGATTGTTGTACATTTAATGGTTATAATGAATGCAATATCAAATAAGTGGAACCAATCCTATacgtgatttttttaaatgaaaaaatagaaattgaTTGAGAAACAACAACCAGACAATAAATAACTTCTTAATGACATTTTGCCATGAAAGATTAATCAAAAGTTCTTTATTCTTCGTACGTGTTTGATTCAATAATCATTGAAACAATTCAAACGTTTCACGTAATTTGaggcatcaatttttcaaTCATCTGCTGCGATGGGCTGGTCACGTTAAACAAATCAAATCGCACTACCTCGCTCGTAAGTTCCTTTAAAGCTAATCACAAGTTCAGAGGCCTAAGTTGATTGAGTACGATATCTAAAAGGCGTGCACCATTGAGACCGAGATAATAGATTATCTGATGAAGGAACGAGACCCATAACCGTCAAAATATCTTATATGTAACGAAAGAATCATAAAAGTTACCAAAGATACTCAAATCTTGCAACAGCAataatgtaaatatttatCGATTACATTAGTCCAACAATTATTCATAACAAATCATCCGAAATgatgttcaaataaaattaacaatTGTTAAGGTTTGCATGTTCATTCTGCgttgctttttgtttattaaatcaCATTTTGGTTTGGTTCGTTTGCGTTCCGATGGTAATCACTTAGTAGTGCTTATCGACGTTGACGTAGCTGGCGCCCGAGTATCCGTGGTGGAGATGATGCTCCGGCACATGCACTGGGGCGTGAGTTGGGGCATGATGGACTGGAGCATGCACTGGAGCATGGACCGGATGGCTCGGGTGGTGAGCGTGTCCGACCTTCTTGACATCAGCCTCGAATCCGTTGTGACCGTCCGACTTGTAGTCAACCACGCGCTCGGTACCATCGGCCTCGTGCAGCGTGTACTGTCCCTTGACGACATCACCATCGCGCACTTCCCACTGGGTCTTGTGGTCACCGGTGTGGGGATCCTTCACGCCATACTCGAACTTGTACTTGGGATGATCATGGTAATCCTTGTGCTCAGGAACTCCATGGTACTGGGCCGAGGCGACGATAGCCAGACAGGCAATAAGGGCGAGGATCTGAAAAAGGACCAAATATGCTGAGTTGAGCTCGTTAAGCTACCAAAGGATCGGTAGATTCGTACCTTGAACATTATGAATGGTTTGAGGTAGTTGAGATGTGTTTACAAGAAGAAATCTGAAGATGAACTGATGAATTTCTTGTTGCTGAAGAGCAAATTTATACCCCTTTCACATGGTTGTTTTGAAAGACATTCCATGAAGTTACACCCATGGACAATTATTTCGCATTTTCTCATTCTTGTAGTTTCGTTGAATTTGTGAGTTTATTGTAATGATCTGTTTCTTAAGGTATACGTGTGGGTGGAACCACAATTAAAGCATTAGCTGAGTTATAATGTTGAAAGATCGTGGCACGCAGTGGATAATGGGCATATTCGCTGGCTTCTATAAGCCTAGACACTAAACGATTCTAAGACCATCgtatgaaatagaagagagaCTAttcttgtttgaaaaaaaaacaggaccgTGACTGGCAACAATTATGACGATATCCAACGAATTGTTTGCATTGATAATGGAATCTAGTTTCGGGTATCGGCATCCAAGCAATAATTGATGGAGATGCATTCACTCGTTTCAATCGATTGCGCGCATCAAGCAGCGCAataatttctttcatttcgcATACAAACAACAATTTGATGCTTTTTATGATAATGTCCATGAGAAACAGGTATAAAACTGCTCTTCAGCTACAAGAAATTCATCAGTTCATCTTCAGATTTCTTCTTGTAAACACATCTCAACTACCTCAAACCATTCATAATGTTCAAGGTACGAATCTACCGATCCTTTGGTAGCTTAATGAGTTCAATTAAGCGCATTTGGTCCTTTTCCAGATCCTCGCCCTTATTGCCTGTCTGGCTATCGTCGCCTCGGCCCAGTACCATGGAGTGCCTGAGCACAAGGATTACCACGATCATCCCAAGTATAAGTTCGAGTATGGTGTGAAGGATCCCCACACCGGTGACCACAAGACCCAGTGGGAAGTGCGTGATGGCGATGTCGTCAAGGGACAGTACACGCTGCACGAGGCCGACGGTACCGAGCGCGTGGTTGACTACAAGTCGGACGGTCACAACGGATTCGAGGCTGATGTCAAGAAGGTCGGACACGCTCACCACCCGAGCCATCCGGTCCATGCTCCAGTGCATGCTCCAGTCCATCATGCCCCAACTCACGCCCCAGTGCATGTGCCGGATCATCATGTCCACCACGGATACTCGGGCGCCAGCTACGTCAACGTCGATAAGCACTATTAAATGAACAACAGGAAATACTCAATAAACAGCAATTTGTAAATTCAAATGTTTTGTGAAGTAAactaaatgatgaaaattaaccGATGGAACTTCAATCAACAAATTACTGAACGTTCATCACTTGGCCAAAAGACAATAGATTCTCAAAGCTGTGAGTATAATGTTTTGCTATTATTCATACACATAATTTCTTGTTTATGCTTATCAATTGCTCTTTATGGTTGTgattgtttaaaattaacatttttttatgtcaGATCTCGTCATGGTAATCTAATAatttagatttttgttttaatgaaacaaatagAAATTTCTTCCGCTCTAGAATTAATAttgcttctattttttttttttttttgcatagtCACCTTCCTGGTCGTGCTGGCTTATACAGGTATTCTTCTAATCGTGTTTGGTATAACGAACAACGCGGTCATTCCAGCCGGAAGGTGTGTCCTTTCTACAAAAGAACGTTCtatacggggcttgaacccatgacaggcatatTGTTAGGTCGTGCAAATTGATAACTGTTCCACAGGTCCGCCTTATAGGCCTCGGAATCTTGTTAGTACCGCTCAGCTGATTACTCGGTCATTGCAACGTTAAGACGGGTTGAGTTTCATTTCCGTCCAGCCTTCTAGTAGCTGGCGCATCTATCCGATTAACCAAATTGACAAcacaaataacaataatacttGTTAAAAATGTTATATGGAAGGGCTAAAATAATACCATTACTAGGTAAAATTTTGAGGCAATATTCTAAACAACCGACGTAAAGAATAGCTTTTGGGTATTTGAAGGTGTTTCAAAGTATGCATATTTGTATAATTCCAACTTTGACTTGATAGAAAAActtatttttgtaattatttcgaCCCTGTAAAGTAGAATCCAAACAGaaactaatttaaaaacaatttcaaattcaaaatcatcattttattctttttttttttcattcgttcATCCAGCATGTTTTTCGGCATCAGGTACTTTAGATTTAGTAATGTTTGTCCAGATTCGTGTAGCTGGATCCCGATCCATGGCCGTAGTCGTGATGTCCGTGGGAAGAATGTCCTCCGTACACCTGCGGGTGATGAGCATGACCAACGTTCTTCACGTTGGCTTCGAAACCATTGTGACCGTCCGACTTGTAGTCAACCACGCGCTCGGTTCCGTCGGCCTCATGCAGCGTGTACTGTCCCTTGACGACATCGCCATCGCGCACTTCCCACTGGGTCTTGTGGTCACCGGTGTGGGGATCCTTCACGCCATACTCGAACTTGTACTTCGGGTGATCGTGATGTTCCTTGTGCTCGTATGCGGATCCGTAGTACTGGGCCGAGGCGACCACGGCCAAGCAGGCAATGAGAGCAAGTACCTAATATTATTacaaagaaataatttattgaattaaatATGGGACTCTGAGCCATTGAACTTCAAAACTACATACCTTAAACATTTTGAACGTGAGGTGAAGTGTATGTTCAACGAATGCTAACAGAAACTGAACTGATGACTCTGTGAACGCCAAAGAGCTTCTTTATACCTGATTGCCAGGGTCATCcaatataaaattgaaaatcatAATGTTTGTCTTAAAGAATGGGTGTTATACACAAGAATACAATTTCTTTTACACCTTCCAATGAACACCTTGGACAAACAATAAGTGTGCGACAGTATGTggtatgtgggtgtgtggcCAATTTACATTCACCTTACCCTCGCAAGGAGGTCATCTTTCGGCATCACACACATGAGCAAACCGATGCACCATTTCAAAATTGCCCAAATCTACCCACCCAGACGGTAGAATGACATTATCCATGCTGCAAGAAATGGCAGCGTGGAGGTTTCCAATTTTCCAATGATCATTTGCTTGCACCCACATCACATCAGTTCAGAAGGCTCCGTGCCCTCGGTGGGTGGGTAGTGGAGGTGTCAAACGGCTCATGGCTCTCGGTCCCATAATTCTACCCATGTCAGCTCGGGCTGTCAGATCAAAATGGATCACAAAATAATTGCTCCCCGTGCACATTAC encodes the following:
- the LOC4576766 gene encoding cuticle protein 19 produces the protein MFKILALIACLAIVASAQYHGVPEHKDYHDHPKYKFEYGVKDPHTGDHKTQWEVRDGDVVKGQYTLHEADGTERVVDYKSDGHNGFEADVKKVGHAHHPSHPVHAPILALIACLAIVASAQYHGYGVKDPHTGDHKTQWEVRDGDVVKGQYTLHEADGTERVVDYKSDGHNGFEADVKKVGHAHHPSHPVHAPVHAPVHHAPAHAPVHVPDHHVHHGYSGASYVNVDKHY
- the LOC4576767 gene encoding uncharacterized protein LOC4576767, encoding MFKVLALIACLAVVASAQYYGSAYEHKEHHDHPKYKFEYGVKDPHTGDHKTQWEVRDGDVVKGQYTLHEADGTERVVDYKSDGHNGFEANVKNVGHAHHPQVYGGHSSHGHHDYGHGSGSSYTNLDKHYLVLIDVDVAGSRVSVVDMMIRHMHWGVSWGMMDWSMHWSMDRMARVVSVSDLLDISLESVVTVRLVVNHALGTVGLVQRVLSLDDITIAHFPLGLVVTGVGILHAILELILGMIVVILVLGHSMVLGRGDDSQTGNEGKDLKKDQMCLILALIACLAIVASAQYHGVPEHKDYHDHPKYKFEYGVKDPHTGDHKTQWEVRDGDVVKGQYTLHEADGTERVVDYKSDGHNGFEADVKKVGHAHHPSHPVHAPVHAPVHHAPTHAPVHVPDHHVHHGYSGASYVNVDKHY
- the LOC1270224 gene encoding cuticle protein 19 translates to MFKILALIACLAIVASAQYHGVPEHKDYHDHPKYKFEYGVKDPHTGDHKTQWEVRDGDVVKGQYTLHEADGTERVVDYKSDGHNGFEADVKKVGHAHHPSHPVHAPILALIACLAIVASAQYHGYGVKDPHTGDHKTQWEVRDGDVVKGQYTLHEADGTERVVDYKSDGHNGFEADVKKVGHAHHPSHPVHAPVHAPVHHAPAYAPVHVPDHHVHHGYSGASYVNVDKHY
- the LOC5667288 gene encoding cuticle protein 19, which translates into the protein MFKVLALIACLAVVASAQYYGSAYEHKEHHDHPKYKFEYGVKDPHTGDHKTQWEVRDGDVVKGQYTLHEADGTERVVDYKSDGHNGFEANVKNVGHAHHPQVYGGHSSHGHHDYGHGSGSSYTNLDKHY